In the Telopea speciosissima isolate NSW1024214 ecotype Mountain lineage chromosome 2, Tspe_v1, whole genome shotgun sequence genome, one interval contains:
- the LOC122652440 gene encoding protein YIF1B-B-like, translated as MYENLAAQPVVPRPPLIPQPNPFGNVSYGAGSALIQGGLGAYGEKILGSSSEYVQSNINRYFSDPQYYFQVNEQYVRNKLKIILFPFLHRGHWTRITEPFGGRLSYKPPIYDINAPDLYIPLMAFVTYVVLCGFSLGLVGKFSPEALSLQFTKGLLGWFLQVMVLKLSLYSLGGGEAPFLDIVAYGGYAFTGTCLAVLGRIMWSYAYYFLMPWTCLCMGVFLVKTMKLVLFAEVRSYDSSKHHYHLLFMALVQLPFFIWLGNINGA; from the exons ATGTATGAGAATCTAGCAGCCCAGCCTGTGGTTCCAAGACCTCCCTTGATTCCCCAACCCAATCCCTTTGGGAATGTATCATATGGAGCTGGTTCAGCATTAATCCAAGGCGGACTTGGAGCATATGGAGAGAAAATCTTGGGGTCAAGCTCTGAATATGTGCAAAGCAAT ATAAACAGGTATTTCTCTGATCCCCAATACTATTTCCAAGTGAATGAGCAGTATGTGAGGAACAAATTGAAGATTATTCTATTTCCATTCTTACACAGG GGGCACTGGACGAGGATTACTGAGCCATTTGGGGGCAGGCTGTCATATAAGCCTCCTATCtatgacataaatgccccagACTTGTACATTCCCCTGATGGCATTTGTTACTTATGTGGTTCTCTGTGGTTTCTCATTGGGTCTTGTTGGGAA GTTTAGCCCTGAAGCTTTAAGCCTGCAATTCACAAAAGGATTATTAGGCTGGTTTCTGCAAGTCATGGTACTTAAACTATCATTGTATTCATTGGGAGGTGGAGAAGCACCTTTCCTAGACATTGTGGCATATGGTGGATATGCTTTTACAGGTACGTGCCTGGCTGTGCTGGGGAGGATCATGTGGAGCTATGCATACTATTTCCTAATGCCATGGACATGCTTGTGCATGGGTGTCTTCTTGGTGAAGACAATGAAGCTTGTTCTGTTTGCAGAGGTAAGGAGTTATGATTCAAGCAAGCATCACTATCATTTGCTTTTCATGGCTTTAGTACAGCTCCCTTTTTTCATCTGGCTTGGCAATATTAATGGGGCATGA